Below is a window of Photobacterium atrarenae DNA.
AAATTTTTTCCCTAGACAACTGGGCCCTTTGCATCGATTGAAATTCGAAGGGCCGATAGATACCGACAAAGAGGACAACGCCATGTCAATGACTGAACTGAAAACCCCATACCTGGTTTTTCTGGGTGATGCGCAAGATCTGCTGATGGCCAAAGTGGCGAAAGGTGTTGCCCACTGGCGCCCGGAAAAATGCCTGGCCCAATACCGCCTGGAAGGCGCCAAGGCCGATCTTGGCCTGCCGGAAATGCCGATCAAACAAGCGGCCGAAGCCGGTGCCAAAACCCTGATCCTCGGCCTGGCACCGATGGGCGGCACCTTGCCACAAAGCTGGATCCCGCTGCTAATTGAAGCGATGGAGTCCGGCATGGATATTGCCAGCGGCCTGCACATTCGCCTCAACGATATCGAAGATCTGGTCGCGGTTGCCCGGCGCACCGGCCAGCGCCTGATCGATGTTCGCCACCCGGAGCTGTCACTGGTCTGCGGCAGCGGTAAACCCCGTAGCGGCAAGCGCCTGCTGACGGTCGGCAGTGACTGCTGCGTCGGAAAAATGTTTACCGCCCTAGCGATTCATCAGGAAATGGCCGCACGCAACATCAAGGCGACCTTCCGTGCCACCGGCCAGACCGGGATCCTGATTGAAGGCTCCGGGGTGCCGATCGATGCCGTGGTTTCCGACTTTACCTCCGGCATGATTGAGCAACTCAGCCCGGCCAACGAAGCCGATCACTGGGACATCATTGAAGGCCAGGGCTCGGTGCTGCACCCTGCCTACGCCGGCGTCAGCTTAGGCTTGCTGCACGGCGCCCAGGCCGATGTCATCATCCTGTGCCATGAAGAAGGCCGGGTTCAGATGGATGAAATGGAAGGCTTTGAGGTCCCGGACTTCGACACCCTGATTGAAACCAACCTGCACCTGGGTCGGGTCACCAACCCGAATATTCGCCTTGGCGGCATCGCACTGAACACTTCGTCGCTGTCGGAAGAAGACGCGATGAAAGCCATTGCCCGCTACCAGGAAAAATACGGTGTGCCGGTGGTCGATCCGGTGCGTACCGGCGTCGCTGCGATTGTTGACGGACTGGAGAGCTAATCATGCGCAAGATGACAATCACGGTCGAGCAATGGCCGCTGAAACAGCCGTTCGTGATCTCCCGGATGGATCCCATGCTGCACGGTGAAGTGGTGGTGGTGGAAATCGAACAGGATGGCCTCATCGGCCGCGGCGAATGTGAACGCAGCGATGTGTTTGAGCCGGATTATCCGCCGGTCCTGCCGGTGATTGAAGCGGCCCGTGATGCGGTGGAGCAAGGCGCCAGCCGGGAAGAGTTGCTGGCGATCATGCCGGCAGGCTGTGCCCGCAATGCCGTCGACTGCGCCCTGTTTGAACTCGAAGCCAAGCAACAAGGCCGCACTGGCTGGCAACTGGCCGGCTTCGATCAAGCGCCGCAGCCAGTCACCACCGTCTTTACTCTGTCGCTGGATACGCCGTCCAATATGGCAACGATGGCAGCCAAAAACAAAGATCGCCCGCTGCTCAAGCTCAAGCTTGGCCGGGAAGGCGACATCGAGCGTGTCGCCGCGGTCCGCGCCGCAGCGCCGGACACCCGCCTGGTGATTGATGCCAACACCGGCTGGAGCCTGGAACAGCTCAAAGATTACCTGCCGAAACTGGCCGAGCTGGGGGTCGAAATGGTCGAGCAGCCG
It encodes the following:
- the dgcA gene encoding N-acetyl-D-Glu racemase DgcA; its protein translation is MRKMTITVEQWPLKQPFVISRMDPMLHGEVVVVEIEQDGLIGRGECERSDVFEPDYPPVLPVIEAARDAVEQGASREELLAIMPAGCARNAVDCALFELEAKQQGRTGWQLAGFDQAPQPVTTVFTLSLDTPSNMATMAAKNKDRPLLKLKLGREGDIERVAAVRAAAPDTRLVIDANTGWSLEQLKDYLPKLAELGVEMVEQPLPPGQDHLLEGIDPIIPIAADESCIDRSSLPELVGRYQIVNIKLDKTGGMTEALALLQEAKAQGFEIMVGCMIGTSLAMAPALLLAQQARWVDIDGPILLSKDRDGGLGYHGSTVHPAEGLWG
- the dgcN gene encoding N-acetyltransferase DgcN, with translation MSMTELKTPYLVFLGDAQDLLMAKVAKGVAHWRPEKCLAQYRLEGAKADLGLPEMPIKQAAEAGAKTLILGLAPMGGTLPQSWIPLLIEAMESGMDIASGLHIRLNDIEDLVAVARRTGQRLIDVRHPELSLVCGSGKPRSGKRLLTVGSDCCVGKMFTALAIHQEMAARNIKATFRATGQTGILIEGSGVPIDAVVSDFTSGMIEQLSPANEADHWDIIEGQGSVLHPAYAGVSLGLLHGAQADVIILCHEEGRVQMDEMEGFEVPDFDTLIETNLHLGRVTNPNIRLGGIALNTSSLSEEDAMKAIARYQEKYGVPVVDPVRTGVAAIVDGLES